One Streptomyces sp. RPA4-2 genomic window carries:
- a CDS encoding ABC-F family ATP-binding cassette domain-containing protein has protein sequence MITVRGVDVRVGARLLLSDLSFHISPGDRIGLVGRNGAGKTTLLNTLAGRARPAAGSVAVTGQPGLLAQDSRAADPEVTVTDRILSARGLDRAVHVLRVAETAMADGTERAMNAYARAEAEFQARGGYAAEAEAARVAAGLGLPTRVMDQPLGALSGGQRRRVELARILFADHGTLLLDEPTNHLDAGSIGWLRGFLMNHQAGLVLISHDTSLLAAVVNRVFHLDPHRATLDVHNTGWHAYLAQREAEERRRARERAGAERKASALHAQADRMRANVATAVAAKNMARRADRLLAGLEPVRRRDKVARIRLPEPAPCGRTPLGTVALTKSYGDHRVLDGVDLAVDRGSRLVVLGPNGAGKTTLLRLLAGREAPDDGRVVHGHGLRIGYFAQEHDTLDGTDTVRGHLAAAAPHLTDGEVRRVLGAFLFTGDDAGKHVDVLSGGEKTGLALAGLVHSGANVLLLDEPTNNLDPASRAEVLTAVGTYPGAIVMVTHDEGALRALRPDRVLLLPDADEDLWSEEYLELVALA, from the coding sequence ATGATCACCGTGCGCGGTGTCGACGTGCGCGTCGGCGCACGACTGCTGCTGTCCGACCTCTCCTTCCACATCTCCCCCGGCGACCGCATCGGCCTGGTCGGCCGCAACGGCGCGGGCAAGACCACCCTTCTGAACACCCTCGCGGGACGGGCACGCCCCGCGGCCGGATCCGTCGCGGTCACCGGGCAGCCCGGTCTCCTCGCCCAGGACTCCCGGGCGGCCGACCCGGAGGTCACGGTCACCGACCGGATCCTGTCGGCGCGCGGCCTCGACCGTGCCGTCCACGTGCTGCGCGTGGCGGAGACCGCGATGGCGGACGGGACCGAGCGCGCGATGAACGCCTATGCGCGCGCCGAGGCGGAGTTCCAGGCACGCGGAGGCTACGCGGCCGAGGCGGAGGCGGCCCGGGTCGCCGCGGGCCTCGGGCTGCCGACCCGGGTGATGGACCAGCCGCTCGGTGCCCTGTCCGGTGGGCAGCGCCGCCGGGTCGAGCTGGCCCGCATCCTCTTCGCGGACCACGGCACACTGCTCCTGGACGAGCCGACGAACCACCTGGACGCCGGCTCGATCGGCTGGCTGCGCGGCTTCCTGATGAACCATCAGGCGGGTCTCGTGCTGATCAGTCACGACACCTCGCTGCTGGCCGCCGTGGTCAATCGCGTCTTCCACCTGGACCCGCACCGCGCCACGCTCGACGTCCACAACACGGGCTGGCACGCCTATCTCGCCCAGCGGGAGGCCGAGGAGCGGCGCCGTGCACGGGAGCGGGCCGGCGCCGAGCGCAAGGCCTCGGCCCTGCACGCCCAGGCGGACCGGATGCGGGCGAACGTCGCGACGGCCGTGGCGGCGAAGAACATGGCCCGGCGCGCCGACCGCCTGCTGGCCGGGCTCGAACCGGTCAGGCGGCGGGACAAGGTCGCCCGGATCCGGCTGCCGGAGCCCGCCCCCTGCGGGCGGACGCCGCTCGGCACAGTCGCCCTCACCAAGTCGTACGGCGACCACCGCGTCCTGGACGGCGTCGACCTGGCCGTCGACCGGGGCAGCCGTCTGGTGGTCCTCGGCCCCAACGGCGCGGGCAAGACGACACTGCTGCGGCTGCTCGCCGGGCGGGAGGCCCCGGACGACGGCCGCGTGGTCCACGGTCACGGGCTGCGGATCGGCTACTTCGCGCAGGAGCACGACACACTCGACGGCACCGACACGGTCCGCGGTCACCTGGCCGCGGCCGCGCCGCACCTCACCGACGGGGAGGTGCGGCGCGTGCTCGGCGCGTTCCTGTTCACCGGGGACGACGCCGGCAAACACGTCGACGTCCTGTCCGGCGGCGAGAAGACCGGTCTCGCCCTGGCGGGGCTGGTCCACTCCGGCGCCAACGTCCTGCTGCTGGACGAGCCCACCAACAACCTGGACCCGGCCTCCCGGGCCGAGGTGCTGACCGCGGTGGGCACGTATCCGGGCGCGATCGTCATGGTCACCCACGACGAGGGCGCGCTCCGGGCCCTGCGCCCGGACCGGGTGCTGCTGCTCCCGGACGCGGACGAGGATCTGTGGAGCGAGGAGTACCTGGAGCTGGTGGCACTGGCCTGA
- a CDS encoding peptide deformylase yields the protein MASERDRAARPLNDLVEELLDREGPLPIVAAGDPVLRRPAEPFDGQLGPVLLSRFVASLRATMHAAPGVGLAAPQVGVPLRIAVVEDPAPVSEEVRVVRGRVPQPFRVLVNPVYEGVGAGRAAFFEGCLSVPGWQAVVGRHAEVRLTALDELGRTVDEVFTGWPARIVQHETDHLDGVLYLDRAEVRSLSSNQAMADRWTQPTPVEAAAALGFTLPD from the coding sequence ATGGCATCCGAACGTGACCGCGCCGCCCGCCCGCTGAACGACCTGGTCGAGGAACTGCTGGACCGGGAAGGCCCGTTGCCCATCGTGGCCGCCGGGGACCCGGTGCTGCGCCGCCCCGCCGAGCCGTTCGACGGTCAGCTGGGTCCGGTACTGCTGAGCCGATTCGTCGCCTCGTTGCGCGCGACCATGCACGCGGCCCCGGGGGTCGGCCTCGCGGCGCCCCAGGTCGGCGTACCGCTGCGGATCGCGGTCGTCGAGGATCCGGCGCCGGTGTCGGAGGAGGTACGGGTGGTACGCGGACGGGTCCCGCAGCCGTTCCGGGTGCTGGTGAATCCGGTGTACGAGGGGGTCGGCGCGGGTCGGGCGGCGTTCTTCGAGGGGTGCCTGAGCGTGCCGGGGTGGCAGGCCGTGGTGGGCCGGCACGCCGAGGTGCGGCTGACGGCGCTGGACGAGCTGGGCCGTACGGTCGACGAGGTGTTCACGGGCTGGCCCGCGCGGATCGTGCAGCACGAGACGGACCATCTGGACGGTGTGCTGTATCTCGACCGCGCGGAGGTGCGCTCACTGTCCTCGAACCAGGCGATGGCGGACCGCTGGACACAGCCGACCCCGGTGGAGGCGGCGGCGGCCTTGGGCTTCACGCTGCCGGACTGA
- a CDS encoding PepSY-associated TM helix domain-containing protein, whose translation MPTAPTLTTDGTPRPVAPTSARKAPLRPLILRLHFYAGVLVAPFLLVAAVTGLLYAASFQAEKIVYAHELTVPVGDRELPLSEQVAAARKAHPQGTVSAVRPSPTADATTRVLLSGVPGVDPDHTLAVFVDPYTAKVRGALEQYGATGALPLRTWIDGLHANLLLGETGRLYSELAASWLWVISGGGLVLWFGRRRARRKVRGTSGRRRTLGLHGTVGAWAAAGFFFLSATGLTWSTYAGAHIDELRTSLGQATPSVSAAGGGEHAGHGGTGAGGSLPPRPADVDRILGAARSEGLADPVEIVPPADASSAYVVRQIQRSWPEKQDAVAVDPATGKVTDVLRFADHPVLAKLTRWGIDAHTGVLFGLANQIALMALALCLILLIVWGYRMWWRRGRASAFGRPVPRGAWQQVPPTVLVPLMAAVAVLGYFVPLLGIPLVAFVAVDVLLGEIAHRRGRGTPVAR comes from the coding sequence ATGCCCACCGCTCCCACCCTCACGACGGACGGCACCCCGCGCCCCGTCGCCCCGACCTCCGCCCGAAAAGCTCCCCTGCGCCCCCTGATTCTGCGCCTGCACTTCTACGCCGGAGTGCTCGTCGCCCCGTTCCTCCTGGTCGCCGCCGTGACCGGACTGCTCTACGCCGCCTCGTTCCAGGCCGAGAAGATCGTGTACGCGCACGAACTGACCGTCCCGGTGGGCGACCGCGAACTGCCGCTCTCCGAACAGGTGGCCGCCGCCCGCAAGGCCCATCCGCAGGGCACGGTCTCCGCCGTACGGCCCTCGCCCACGGCGGACGCGACCACGCGGGTGCTGCTCTCCGGCGTGCCGGGCGTCGACCCGGACCACACCCTCGCGGTGTTCGTCGACCCGTACACGGCCAAGGTGCGCGGAGCACTCGAACAGTACGGCGCCACCGGCGCGCTCCCGCTGCGCACCTGGATCGACGGGCTCCACGCCAACCTCCTGCTCGGCGAGACCGGGCGTCTGTACAGCGAACTCGCGGCCAGCTGGCTGTGGGTGATCTCGGGCGGCGGCCTCGTGCTGTGGTTCGGACGCAGGCGCGCCCGGCGCAAGGTGCGGGGCACGTCCGGGCGCCGCCGCACGCTGGGCCTGCACGGCACGGTCGGCGCCTGGGCGGCCGCCGGGTTCTTCTTCCTCTCCGCGACCGGGCTGACCTGGTCGACGTACGCCGGCGCGCACATCGACGAGCTGAGGACCTCCCTCGGGCAGGCGACGCCGTCCGTGTCGGCGGCCGGCGGCGGCGAGCACGCGGGCCACGGCGGCACGGGGGCCGGCGGGAGCCTCCCGCCCCGGCCCGCCGACGTCGACAGGATCCTCGGGGCCGCCCGTTCCGAGGGCCTCGCGGACCCCGTCGAGATCGTCCCGCCCGCGGATGCCTCCTCCGCGTACGTGGTGCGGCAGATCCAGCGCAGCTGGCCCGAGAAACAGGACGCGGTCGCGGTGGACCCGGCGACCGGGAAGGTCACCGACGTGCTCCGGTTCGCCGACCACCCGGTGCTCGCCAAGCTGACCCGCTGGGGCATCGACGCCCACACCGGCGTCCTCTTCGGCCTCGCCAACCAGATCGCCCTCATGGCGCTCGCGCTCTGCCTGATCCTGCTGATCGTGTGGGGCTACCGCATGTGGTGGCGGCGCGGCCGCGCCTCCGCGTTCGGCCGGCCCGTCCCGCGCGGAGCCTGGCAGCAGGTGCCGCCCACGGTCCTCGTCCCGCTGATGGCGGCCGTCGCCGTTCTCGGCTACTTCGTTCCGCTGCTCGGTATCCCGCTGGTGGCGTTCGTCGCCGTCGACGTCCTGCTCGGCGAGATCGCCCACCGGCGGGGCCGGGGCACGCCCGTCGCCAGGTAG
- a CDS encoding BlaI/MecI/CopY family transcriptional regulator, whose translation MAQRNREVPDRPSRRRGQGELEGQVLGALREADAPVTAAWVQESLGGDLAYTTVVTILTRLLAKDAVARERRGRSFVWRPTADVASLAALKMRRLLDGESDREAVLASFVTALPPDDEQVLRALLESAHATDATGAAGGTED comes from the coding sequence ATGGCGCAGCGCAACCGCGAGGTCCCGGACCGGCCTTCCAGGCGCCGGGGGCAGGGCGAACTGGAGGGCCAGGTCCTCGGCGCGCTGCGCGAGGCGGACGCCCCGGTGACCGCCGCCTGGGTGCAGGAGAGCCTCGGCGGCGACCTCGCCTACACGACCGTCGTCACCATCCTGACCCGGTTGCTCGCCAAGGACGCGGTGGCCCGCGAACGGCGGGGACGCTCCTTCGTCTGGCGTCCCACCGCTGACGTCGCGAGTCTGGCCGCGCTCAAGATGCGCCGGCTCCTCGACGGCGAGAGCGACCGCGAGGCCGTCCTCGCCAGCTTCGTCACCGCGCTGCCGCCGGACGACGAACAGGTGCTGCGCGCGCTCCTGGAGTCGGCGCACGCGACCGACGCGACCGGAGCGGCCGGCGGTACGGAAGACTGA
- a CDS encoding M56 family metallopeptidase: MGVFVFLPLVLPLSAWPVARLAEPHLHPRTATRLLTAFATVMAVCSTLCLALLMVVGTAQLPGNPLPDGWSDPEVRAAVPYDEIAGKAAIPALILVLAVCARTLWRHHRIARRARRALAGLPSSTVVVLPEAKPYAYALPGRPRGRVVVTTALLRGLIPPERRALFAHERAHLTARHHRYLLAVRLAARANPFLRPLRTAVTYTTERWADEDAARSVGSRRVVARAIGKAALLSGTGSAPAFAGFSGFGGVAGFSASSGFSGFASAGPVPRRVAALLGPAPVARNWPPVFTSVGLAAWGAAVGTLVSAMSSANSAVTMFLILHAATPF, encoded by the coding sequence ATGGGGGTCTTCGTCTTTCTGCCGCTGGTCCTGCCGCTCAGCGCCTGGCCGGTCGCACGCCTCGCCGAACCGCATCTGCACCCGCGCACGGCCACCCGCCTGCTGACGGCCTTCGCCACCGTCATGGCCGTGTGCAGCACGCTCTGCCTGGCCCTGCTGATGGTCGTCGGCACCGCGCAACTGCCCGGCAACCCGCTGCCGGACGGGTGGTCGGACCCCGAGGTGCGCGCGGCCGTGCCGTACGACGAGATCGCGGGCAAGGCGGCGATCCCGGCCCTGATACTCGTCCTGGCGGTCTGTGCGCGGACCCTGTGGCGTCACCACCGGATCGCCCGCCGCGCCCGCCGGGCGCTCGCCGGACTGCCCTCCTCGACGGTGGTCGTGCTGCCCGAGGCGAAGCCCTACGCCTACGCCCTGCCCGGCAGACCCCGCGGTCGGGTCGTGGTCACCACCGCCCTGCTGCGGGGCCTGATCCCGCCCGAGCGCCGCGCCCTGTTCGCCCACGAGCGGGCCCACCTGACCGCCCGTCACCACCGGTATCTGCTCGCCGTACGGCTCGCGGCACGCGCCAACCCCTTCCTGCGCCCGCTGCGTACGGCCGTCACCTACACCACGGAGCGGTGGGCGGACGAGGACGCGGCACGGTCGGTGGGGAGCCGCAGGGTGGTGGCGCGGGCGATCGGCAAGGCCGCGCTGCTGTCCGGTACGGGCTCGGCGCCCGCTTTCGCGGGGTTCTCGGGGTTCGGGGGGGTCGCGGGGTTCTCCGCATCCTCGGGGTTCTCGGGGTTCGCGTCCGCGGGTCCCGTGCCGCGCAGGGTCGCGGCCCTGCTGGGGCCCGCGCCCGTGGCCCGCAACTGGCCGCCGGTGTTCACCTCGGTGGGGCTGGCCGCCTGGGGTGCCGCGGTCGGCACGCTGGTCTCCGCGATGTCCTCCGCGAACTCGGCCGTGACGATGTTCCTGATCCTGCACGCGGCCACGCCCTTCTAG
- a CDS encoding tetratricopeptide repeat protein: MDMEYYDHGTAAERWERARLFFDAKDYAGAARVLAGLVEEVPEQVGPRLLLARSYYHSAQLRRAETELRTLVELDPVEHYARLMLGRTLQRQGRQDEAESHLRIASALAGDFEQV; encoded by the coding sequence GTGGACATGGAGTACTACGACCACGGAACGGCCGCGGAACGCTGGGAGCGGGCGCGGTTGTTCTTCGACGCCAAGGACTACGCCGGGGCCGCGCGGGTCCTGGCCGGGCTGGTGGAGGAGGTGCCGGAGCAGGTGGGTCCCCGGCTGCTGCTGGCACGTTCGTACTACCACTCCGCCCAACTGCGCCGCGCTGAGACGGAGTTGCGCACGCTGGTGGAGCTCGACCCGGTGGAGCACTACGCCCGGCTGATGCTGGGGCGCACGCTCCAGCGCCAGGGACGCCAGGACGAGGCCGAGTCGCATCTGCGGATCGCCTCGGCGCTCGCGGGCGACTTCGAGCAGGTGTGA
- a CDS encoding MarR family winged helix-turn-helix transcriptional regulator has product MTTTTPPVNGQVIGLAHYASRAVLETLLARTGTTFHQSVALRIVSDQGGTVERARLAARLTGALKIEESAARRTVDEMTALGLLAEPTADNVSLTEHGAELFERIRTDGNAIAARLYAGIPAEDLATAGRVLTLVTERADAELAGA; this is encoded by the coding sequence ATGACCACCACCACTCCCCCGGTCAACGGCCAGGTCATAGGCCTGGCCCACTACGCGAGCCGCGCGGTCCTGGAGACCCTGCTAGCCCGCACCGGGACCACCTTCCACCAGTCAGTGGCCCTGCGAATCGTCTCGGACCAGGGCGGAACCGTCGAGCGCGCACGGCTCGCGGCCCGCCTGACCGGGGCACTGAAGATCGAGGAATCGGCAGCCCGCCGGACCGTCGACGAGATGACGGCTCTCGGGCTGCTGGCGGAGCCGACCGCCGACAACGTGTCGCTGACCGAGCACGGCGCCGAGCTGTTCGAGCGGATCCGCACCGACGGGAACGCGATCGCGGCCCGGCTCTACGCCGGCATCCCGGCCGAGGACCTGGCGACCGCGGGCCGGGTACTGACCCTGGTCACGGAACGGGCCGACGCGGAACTCGCGGGCGCCTAG
- a CDS encoding pirin family protein — MSNLDRDAVPALCGGRGFVVAEPVRELLSPRRVKLGESTEVRRLLPNLGRRMIGAWCFVDHYGPDDIADEPGMQVPPHPHMGLQTVSWLHEGEVLHRDSTGSLQTIRPRELGLMTSGRAISHSEESPKAHARLLHGAQLWVALPDGHRHTDPHFEHHAELPLVTAPGVKATLILGTVDGTTSPGTTYSPIVGADLALANGADVRLPLEPDFEYAVLSMSGEAHVDGVPVLPGSMLYLGCGRTELPLRAASDASLMLLGGEPFEEELVMWWNFIGRSQQEIEEGRKDWMEGSRFGEVHGYDGDRLSAPELPPVPLKPRGRVR; from the coding sequence ATGAGCAATCTTGATCGCGACGCAGTTCCCGCCCTGTGCGGTGGCCGCGGGTTCGTGGTGGCCGAACCGGTGCGTGAACTCCTCAGTCCCCGCCGGGTCAAGCTCGGCGAGTCCACCGAAGTCCGGCGCCTGCTGCCCAACCTGGGCCGCCGCATGATCGGCGCCTGGTGCTTCGTCGATCACTACGGCCCCGACGACATCGCCGACGAGCCGGGCATGCAGGTCCCGCCGCACCCGCACATGGGACTGCAGACCGTCAGCTGGCTGCACGAGGGCGAGGTCCTGCACCGCGACTCCACGGGCAGCCTGCAGACGATCCGCCCGCGCGAACTGGGCCTCATGACCTCCGGCCGCGCCATCAGCCACTCCGAGGAGAGCCCCAAGGCGCACGCCCGCCTCCTGCACGGAGCGCAGCTGTGGGTCGCTCTTCCCGACGGCCACCGGCACACGGACCCGCACTTCGAGCACCACGCCGAACTGCCCCTCGTCACGGCGCCCGGCGTCAAGGCCACGCTCATCCTGGGCACCGTCGACGGGACGACCTCGCCCGGCACGACGTACAGCCCGATCGTCGGTGCCGACCTGGCCCTGGCGAACGGCGCCGACGTACGCCTGCCGCTGGAGCCCGACTTCGAGTACGCCGTGCTGTCCATGTCGGGCGAGGCCCACGTCGACGGCGTACCGGTCCTCCCGGGCTCGATGCTCTACCTCGGCTGCGGCCGCACCGAACTGCCCCTGCGCGCCGCGTCGGACGCGTCCCTCATGCTCCTCGGCGGCGAGCCGTTCGAGGAGGAGCTGGTCATGTGGTGGAACTTCATCGGGCGCTCCCAGCAGGAGATCGAGGAGGGCCGGAAGGACTGGATGGAGGGGTCCCGTTTCGGCGAAGTGCACGGCTACGACGGTGACCGGCTGTCCGCTCCCGAACTTCCGCCGGTGCCGCTGAAGCCGCGGGGACGAGTACGCTGA
- a CDS encoding MSMEG_6728 family protein, translating into MQTFLPYPDFMQSAAVLDEARLGKQRVEALQVLRGLTVPDHGWRHHPAVRMWVGYEEALVRYGLDVCAMWTAEARADTCAASLTTDFARYRPGATVRVQEQLADVGELPPWLGDAAFHRSHQSALVRKAPEIYTLFFPDVPDDLPYVWPTSDRATS; encoded by the coding sequence GTGCAGACCTTTCTCCCGTATCCCGACTTCATGCAGTCCGCCGCGGTGCTGGACGAGGCGCGTCTGGGCAAACAGCGAGTCGAGGCCCTCCAGGTGCTGCGCGGCCTGACCGTCCCCGACCACGGATGGCGCCACCATCCCGCGGTACGCATGTGGGTCGGCTACGAGGAGGCCCTGGTCCGCTACGGCCTGGACGTGTGCGCCATGTGGACGGCGGAAGCGCGCGCCGACACGTGTGCCGCCAGCCTCACCACCGACTTCGCCCGGTACCGTCCCGGCGCCACCGTACGTGTCCAGGAGCAGCTCGCCGACGTCGGCGAGCTGCCACCCTGGCTGGGAGACGCCGCCTTCCACCGCAGCCACCAGTCGGCGCTGGTGCGCAAGGCGCCGGAGATCTACACCCTGTTCTTCCCGGATGTTCCCGACGATCTGCCGTACGTCTGGCCGACGTCCGACCGGGCCACTTCATAG
- a CDS encoding ATP-binding protein, which produces MDESSGDQGLGRPGAAPALETSLTLDGDGSRIAQARHLAAAFLTKVKAECGTPVAADTVQIVQLIVSELVTNARKYAPGPALLRLRTTGPVLRVELWDSNPVLPAAEAPDPSRIRRHGLEIVAALARAITVEQTSVGKRITADVTLATA; this is translated from the coding sequence ATGGACGAATCATCCGGGGACCAGGGCCTGGGACGGCCCGGCGCCGCCCCGGCGCTGGAGACCTCGCTCACCTTGGACGGCGACGGCTCCCGCATCGCCCAGGCCCGCCACCTCGCAGCCGCCTTCCTCACGAAGGTGAAGGCCGAGTGCGGCACCCCGGTGGCGGCGGACACGGTGCAGATCGTTCAGCTGATCGTCAGTGAACTCGTCACCAATGCCCGCAAGTACGCCCCCGGACCGGCCCTGCTCCGCCTGCGCACCACCGGCCCCGTACTGCGGGTCGAGCTCTGGGACAGCAACCCCGTGCTGCCGGCCGCCGAAGCCCCGGATCCGTCACGCATCCGCCGGCACGGACTGGAGATCGTCGCGGCCCTCGCCCGCGCCATCACCGTGGAACAGACCTCCGTCGGCAAACGCATCACAGCCGACGTCACCCTCGCCACCGCGTAA
- a CDS encoding TetR/AcrR family transcriptional regulator, producing the protein MARPLNVEKRSELLEQVVQYLQLHGLAQMSLSPLAQAIGTSKRMLLYYFGSRENLLAQVWAARHPDAHALFDDVDDTDGLRRAASALWEAITVGEQSGPVRLLLELLSLATTDPDQYGSLATESIEALVNPIEAAFLRLGHQPRQAQAGATLLVSGLRGLCQDRLVTQDTARTDAAARQLIESVVTVAG; encoded by the coding sequence GTGGCCCGCCCCCTCAACGTCGAGAAGCGCTCCGAACTGCTGGAACAGGTTGTGCAGTACCTCCAGCTCCACGGACTCGCGCAGATGTCACTCAGTCCGCTCGCCCAGGCAATCGGAACCAGCAAGCGGATGCTTCTGTACTACTTCGGCAGCCGCGAGAACCTGCTCGCCCAGGTCTGGGCAGCGCGCCATCCCGACGCCCACGCGCTGTTCGACGACGTCGACGACACCGACGGTCTGCGCCGCGCCGCTTCCGCCCTCTGGGAGGCGATCACCGTCGGGGAGCAGTCCGGACCGGTGCGTCTGCTGCTGGAGTTGCTCAGCCTCGCCACCACCGACCCGGACCAGTACGGCAGCCTCGCCACCGAATCCATCGAAGCCCTGGTGAACCCGATCGAGGCCGCCTTCCTCCGGCTGGGCCATCAGCCGCGGCAGGCACAAGCCGGTGCCACGCTGCTGGTGTCCGGCCTGCGCGGGCTGTGCCAGGACCGCCTGGTCACCCAGGACACAGCTCGTACCGATGCGGCCGCCCGGCAACTGATCGAATCAGTCGTCACCGTGGCCGGTTGA
- a CDS encoding carboxypeptidase regulatory-like domain-containing protein: MSSVRILAETLWFPVALFLGFLFCFAPALHAPQPHHAKVVVAGRAQEARVDAALRRQYPGGFDVTGVPQARSARQAVLDRKAVAGYVGGRHPVLYVAKANGTSLMQTLSRDFTGLTPARSGPLAVTDVAPTVSKDMTGTTLVYFGTAWNIPGYLLATTLLRAVTFNRRRKLLTIAGVAALFAGLGDLVGVSLGYLPNDPASLGIAFLLTTAVATFSSGLAPFTRQFFPGVGMGLFIVLSTPTSGVAPVPMLPAFFQHVHYVMPLGNAMDALRGVLYFHGAGVLRPLLVLCAWTMAGVGLLGLDAWRQHRAAARRDPGAWPDDVASPPVEDPSVEIATPVAMPGGRHHFGEPVPSLVGTVRDGALLPLRHAAVTVMDNGGRQLVRAATNARGEYAVGGLPEGDITVVAVSPTRRPQVQRLLLEQGSVVRADFTLYGRSDGDAPSSPALSARRGAAPRN, translated from the coding sequence GTGTCATCGGTGAGAATCCTCGCCGAGACGCTGTGGTTTCCGGTGGCACTCTTCCTGGGCTTCCTCTTCTGCTTCGCCCCCGCCTTGCACGCGCCCCAGCCGCATCACGCCAAGGTGGTGGTCGCCGGCCGGGCCCAGGAGGCGAGGGTGGACGCCGCGCTGCGCCGTCAGTACCCCGGAGGTTTCGACGTCACCGGTGTGCCGCAGGCCCGTTCGGCCCGGCAGGCGGTGCTGGACCGGAAGGCGGTGGCCGGCTACGTCGGCGGCCGTCATCCGGTGCTCTACGTCGCCAAAGCCAACGGGACGTCCCTCATGCAGACCCTGAGCAGGGACTTCACCGGGCTGACGCCTGCCAGGAGCGGGCCCCTCGCCGTGACGGACGTGGCGCCCACCGTCAGCAAGGACATGACCGGTACCACCCTGGTCTACTTCGGCACCGCCTGGAACATCCCGGGCTATCTGCTCGCGACGACCCTGCTGCGGGCGGTGACCTTCAACCGCCGCAGGAAGCTGCTGACGATCGCGGGCGTCGCCGCACTCTTCGCCGGCCTCGGCGACCTCGTCGGCGTCAGCCTCGGCTACCTGCCGAACGATCCCGCGTCGCTCGGGATCGCCTTCCTGCTCACGACGGCGGTGGCCACGTTCTCCTCCGGCCTGGCGCCGTTCACCAGGCAGTTCTTCCCCGGGGTGGGGATGGGTCTGTTCATCGTGCTGAGCACCCCCACCAGTGGTGTGGCCCCCGTGCCGATGCTCCCCGCCTTCTTCCAGCACGTGCACTACGTCATGCCGCTGGGCAACGCCATGGACGCCCTTCGGGGGGTCCTGTACTTCCATGGGGCGGGGGTGCTCCGGCCCCTCCTCGTGCTGTGCGCATGGACCATGGCGGGTGTCGGACTGCTGGGCCTGGACGCCTGGCGCCAGCACCGCGCAGCCGCGCGGCGGGACCCAGGTGCCTGGCCGGACGACGTGGCGAGTCCGCCGGTGGAGGATCCGTCCGTGGAGATCGCGACACCCGTGGCGATGCCGGGGGGACGGCACCACTTCGGTGAACCGGTGCCGTCGCTCGTGGGTACCGTTCGCGACGGGGCGCTGCTGCCGTTGCGCCATGCCGCGGTCACCGTGATGGACAACGGCGGACGGCAGTTGGTGCGCGCCGCGACGAACGCGCGGGGCGAGTACGCCGTAGGGGGGCTGCCCGAGGGAGACATCACCGTCGTGGCCGTGTCACCCACCAGAAGGCCGCAGGTCCAGCGGTTGCTGCTGGAGCAAGGCTCGGTCGTCCGCGCCGACTTCACTCTGTACGGCCGATCCGACGGGGACGCGCCTTCCTCGCCGGCCCTGTCGGCACGGCGCGGCGCGGCACCGCGGAACTGA
- a CDS encoding lamin tail domain-containing protein produces MSASVTVRRLAAAAVTVAAVAVAGASALPASAADHAPRHRAAVQISNVHYDSPDRHHRSNLNDEWVAITNTTRQTVNLDRWTLSDRDGRTYTFHHYRLGGRATVRVHTGIGRDTFRDLFQDRRNSVWDRRADSATLRNDHRRLVDTVTWGGHRGGGHGGGHH; encoded by the coding sequence ATGTCCGCATCTGTGACTGTCCGTCGTCTTGCCGCTGCCGCGGTGACCGTGGCCGCGGTGGCGGTGGCGGGGGCGTCGGCGTTGCCGGCGTCCGCGGCCGACCATGCTCCGCGGCACCGGGCGGCGGTGCAGATCAGTAATGTGCACTACGACTCTCCGGACCGTCACCACCGTTCGAACCTGAACGACGAGTGGGTGGCCATCACCAACACCACGCGTCAGACGGTGAATCTGGACCGGTGGACGCTGTCGGACCGTGACGGGCGTACGTACACGTTCCACCACTACCGTCTGGGCGGCCGGGCGACCGTGCGGGTCCACACCGGTATCGGCCGCGACACCTTCCGCGACCTGTTCCAGGACCGTCGCAACTCGGTGTGGGACAGGCGTGCCGACAGTGCGACCCTGCGCAACGACCACCGTCGCCTCGTCGACACGGTCACCTGGGGCGGCCACCGCGGCGGCGGCCACGGCGGCGGCCACCACTGA